A single Crateriforma conspicua DNA region contains:
- a CDS encoding sensor histidine kinase, whose translation MPLRYAIALLLLTVVPLVVIGWLGSRVVARQNEQQRAQLQRLMRSRLDELDQRFIALSRLYQTQLTANLSQADRNVDSLRDLRRQSPLVHATMLVDRDGRLIYPERPATDASHDILWHAVLSELARRRPIGAADDSKPADDRLLTSILSRKLATGRRSTAKQPPRQSRWQTCYHDNGLQLALWLPRDDQSATGVVLERGRWMADLIQSVPDSGEKGESFALHNSDNETIYRWGDPVPDDDAIRESIRMSAPWSSWSLSYALPESSQLQWPTAPWLPLAALLVSIVTCLSLLGIYLMTAMQRQMALAQQQVSFASHVSHELRTPLTNIRLYTDLARRDLAKSKESPTESAASKRLDVIEEESRRLSRIVSGVLEMVSGKNKLRLIQRVPDDVIRTTIESFLPSLQHRQIRTDLRLDASRAVQLDEDLLDIILVNLISNVEKYAGQGGRLEIRSAQTPSDTIIDIIDDGPGIPRSSIRKVFAPFQRLDDSLESPAGTGLGLAIARNAARRHDGDLVYVTKRQGAHFRLTLRHGNQVKSNADVPTFKRSQS comes from the coding sequence TTGCCGCTGCGATATGCCATTGCGTTACTTCTGTTGACGGTCGTCCCCCTGGTCGTGATCGGCTGGCTGGGGTCAAGAGTCGTCGCACGACAGAATGAACAACAACGTGCGCAATTGCAGCGGCTGATGCGGTCGCGTTTGGATGAACTGGATCAACGCTTCATCGCACTTTCCAGGCTGTACCAAACTCAACTGACCGCCAACTTGTCCCAGGCCGATCGCAATGTGGATTCGTTGCGTGATTTGCGCCGCCAATCGCCACTGGTCCACGCCACGATGTTGGTCGACCGCGACGGACGATTGATCTATCCCGAACGTCCCGCGACCGATGCTTCCCACGACATCCTTTGGCACGCCGTTCTAAGCGAACTTGCCAGACGCCGGCCGATCGGCGCTGCCGATGACAGTAAACCCGCCGACGATCGGTTGCTGACCTCCATACTTTCACGAAAGTTGGCGACCGGACGCCGCAGCACGGCCAAGCAACCACCGCGTCAATCACGTTGGCAAACCTGTTATCACGACAACGGACTGCAACTGGCCTTATGGCTGCCACGCGACGACCAATCCGCCACAGGAGTCGTCTTGGAACGTGGTCGATGGATGGCTGACTTGATTCAATCGGTCCCGGACAGCGGGGAAAAGGGCGAATCCTTTGCACTTCACAACAGCGACAACGAAACGATTTATCGCTGGGGTGACCCTGTGCCCGATGACGACGCCATTCGGGAAAGCATTCGCATGTCGGCACCCTGGTCGTCTTGGAGCCTGTCCTATGCCTTACCCGAATCGTCGCAATTGCAATGGCCCACCGCACCGTGGCTACCGCTTGCGGCATTATTGGTTTCCATCGTCACGTGCCTGTCACTGTTGGGCATCTACTTGATGACCGCCATGCAACGTCAAATGGCGCTCGCGCAACAACAAGTCAGTTTTGCCAGTCACGTTTCACACGAACTGCGGACACCACTGACAAACATTCGCCTGTACACCGACTTGGCACGTCGTGATTTGGCCAAGTCAAAAGAATCCCCCACGGAATCTGCAGCCAGCAAGCGGTTGGACGTCATCGAAGAAGAAAGTCGCCGTCTATCGCGGATTGTTTCCGGTGTTTTGGAAATGGTATCGGGCAAGAACAAGCTTCGCCTGATTCAGCGTGTCCCCGATGATGTCATTCGTACCACGATCGAAAGCTTTCTGCCCTCGTTACAGCATCGACAGATCCGAACGGACCTGCGACTTGATGCATCGCGTGCAGTGCAACTGGACGAAGACCTGTTGGACATCATCCTGGTCAACCTGATCAGCAACGTCGAAAAATATGCGGGGCAGGGCGGTCGCCTAGAAATCCGATCGGCCCAGACACCCAGCGACACGATCATCGATATCATCGACGACGGACCTGGGATCCCGAGATCGTCCATCCGGAAGGTGTTCGCCCCCTTTCAACGATTGGACGACTCGCTGGAATCCCCCGCCGGTACGGGCCTCGGTTTGGCGATCGCTCGAAACGCCGCTCGCCGACACGATGGTGATTTGGTCTACGTCACGAAACGACAAGGCGCACATTTTCGTTTGACACTGCGGCATGGAAACCAAGTGAAAAGTAACGCCGATGTTCCGACGTTTAAACGGAGCCAATCATGA
- a CDS encoding vWA domain-containing protein yields the protein MKPATSACRIFTGSWLILGLLFGSNLHAEQVQLDVRLVNPTIKSGAKQTNYLRVALTGFDMPSDKERPPVNVALVLDRSGSMSGEKIARAKEAAITAINRLSDQDIVSVILYDSNVEVLVPATKASDRESIKAAIRSVQANGSTALFAGVSKGAAEVRKFLADDQVNRVILLSDGLANVGPKSPQDLESLGRSLIKEGISVSTLGLGLNYNEDLMVALASVGGGNHAFIEQADDLVAVFNQEFDGLLSVVANEFEINIDLDPSVRPVRLIGSEGDIDGQSVHIPLAQLYAKQERYFILETEIDAGESDTTRPVADVAVKYRNLKTETMDKLTSHVEVRFSDSDTEIEKARDLEILAYCTLQVTTERNRRATALRDAGQVQEAQKLLRQNADELSVVRLQCADAGVDVVLPELSQVEKSNSVQAESIIDVKKWGMLRKGMRAMQNRVEQQQTYGE from the coding sequence ATGAAACCTGCCACATCGGCTTGCCGGATTTTTACCGGATCATGGCTCATACTCGGTCTTCTGTTCGGTTCAAATCTTCACGCCGAACAAGTCCAACTGGACGTTCGCCTGGTCAATCCGACGATCAAGTCGGGTGCGAAACAAACCAATTATTTACGCGTCGCGTTGACCGGGTTTGACATGCCCAGCGATAAGGAACGACCACCCGTCAACGTCGCACTGGTTCTGGATCGCAGCGGATCGATGAGCGGTGAAAAGATCGCTCGTGCGAAAGAAGCCGCCATCACCGCGATCAATCGCCTGAGCGATCAAGACATCGTTTCGGTGATCCTGTACGACTCCAACGTCGAAGTTTTGGTTCCCGCAACCAAGGCCAGCGACCGCGAATCCATCAAGGCGGCGATCCGCAGCGTCCAAGCGAACGGATCGACCGCGTTGTTCGCGGGCGTCAGCAAAGGGGCCGCCGAAGTCCGCAAGTTCCTTGCCGATGACCAAGTCAACCGTGTCATCTTGCTGTCCGACGGACTGGCCAACGTCGGCCCCAAGAGCCCCCAAGACCTCGAAAGCTTGGGGCGTTCGCTGATCAAGGAAGGCATCAGCGTCAGCACGTTGGGTTTGGGACTGAACTACAACGAAGACCTGATGGTCGCGTTAGCATCGGTCGGTGGCGGCAACCACGCCTTTATCGAACAAGCCGACGATTTGGTTGCGGTGTTCAATCAAGAATTCGACGGGTTGCTGAGCGTCGTGGCCAACGAGTTCGAAATCAACATCGATCTGGATCCTTCGGTTCGTCCCGTACGCTTGATCGGCAGCGAAGGTGACATCGACGGCCAATCGGTTCACATTCCGCTGGCGCAGCTTTATGCCAAGCAAGAACGATACTTCATCTTGGAAACCGAAATCGACGCGGGTGAATCCGACACCACACGACCGGTCGCCGACGTGGCGGTGAAGTACCGCAACCTTAAAACCGAAACGATGGACAAGCTGACCAGTCACGTCGAAGTCCGCTTCAGCGATTCAGACACGGAAATCGAAAAGGCTCGTGATCTGGAGATCCTGGCTTACTGCACTTTGCAAGTGACCACCGAACGCAACCGCCGCGCGACCGCACTTCGCGATGCGGGACAAGTCCAAGAAGCCCAGAAGTTGCTGCGGCAAAATGCCGACGAACTTTCGGTCGTCCGATTGCAGTGCGCCGACGCCGGAGTTGATGTGGTTCTGCCCGAATTGTCACAAGTCGAAAAATCGAATTCCGTGCAAGCGGAATCGATCATCGACGTCAAAAAATGGGGCATGCTTCGAAAGGGAATGCGGGCGATGCAAAACCGCGTCGAACAGCAACAAACGTACGGCGAATAG
- a CDS encoding carboxylate-amine ligase codes for MAKLSFNGNETHSIGVELELGIVDCETCALASRSSDVLEKLETSEPDCFKHELAQSCVEVITGVCETVSDATADFRHKTDVLASTAQSCGLKLWWGGTHPFSLWENQRITDQARYQSLVEMLQEMARRLITFGLHVHVGVDSGDKAVMICDRIMQHLPTLLALSASSPYWQNRDTGLHSYRSKLMEGLPTAGLPSLMRNWSEYVWLVNHMEDTGFIRSIREIWWDVRPHHNFGTVEVRMCDMPGCLDHVAGLTALVQCLVKALNDEIDEGTYQFDCHPMMVRQNKWRAARHGLDAHLVDASDYGVRSVRDIAFGLVDSLTGIAQDLRCESELRFVREIAAGPSWATRQREILQQSGNPADIVRHLGA; via the coding sequence ATGGCCAAGCTATCGTTCAATGGAAACGAGACTCATTCCATCGGCGTCGAATTGGAACTCGGGATCGTCGACTGCGAAACCTGTGCCCTGGCCAGCCGATCAAGCGATGTCTTGGAAAAGCTGGAAACCAGTGAACCCGACTGTTTCAAGCATGAATTGGCACAATCGTGTGTCGAAGTCATCACGGGCGTTTGCGAAACCGTATCGGACGCCACTGCCGATTTTCGACACAAAACCGATGTCTTGGCATCCACGGCCCAGTCGTGTGGCTTGAAACTTTGGTGGGGCGGAACGCATCCCTTCAGCTTGTGGGAAAACCAACGGATCACCGACCAGGCTCGCTATCAAAGTCTGGTCGAAATGCTTCAGGAAATGGCGCGTCGTCTGATCACCTTCGGCTTACACGTCCACGTCGGTGTTGATTCGGGCGACAAAGCGGTCATGATCTGCGACCGAATCATGCAGCACTTGCCGACCCTGCTGGCGTTATCCGCCAGCAGCCCGTATTGGCAAAACCGCGACACCGGCCTGCATTCGTATCGCTCCAAATTGATGGAAGGCCTGCCCACCGCAGGACTGCCCAGCTTGATGCGAAACTGGAGCGAATATGTTTGGCTGGTCAATCACATGGAAGACACCGGATTCATTCGATCGATTCGTGAAATCTGGTGGGACGTGCGGCCACACCACAACTTCGGCACGGTGGAAGTCCGCATGTGCGACATGCCGGGATGCTTGGATCACGTCGCAGGATTGACCGCTCTGGTGCAATGCCTTGTCAAGGCACTCAACGATGAAATCGACGAAGGCACCTATCAGTTCGATTGCCATCCAATGATGGTTCGGCAAAACAAATGGCGCGCGGCACGACACGGCCTGGACGCACACCTGGTCGATGCTTCGGACTATGGCGTACGGTCGGTCCGCGACATCGCGTTCGGTTTGGTCGATTCGCTGACGGGCATTGCACAAGACCTGCGTTGCGAATCCGAACTCCGGTTCGTCCGCGAAATCGCCGCAGGCCCCAGTTGGGCGACTCGCCAACGAGAAATCTTGCAACAATCCGGCAACCCCGCAGACATCGTTCGACATCTGGGAGCGTGA
- a CDS encoding M20 metallopeptidase family protein, with product MPTWVADLQQHADQIQSGLVEMRRHLHRNPELSGQEHKTTRFLAGFLEQLGLHPQLADDDRGLFADLDVATTDDGTPDRRIALRGDIDALPIADQKIVDYHSHNPGVMHACGHDVHPSVVCGAVQILTAMAERNQLPWPIALRAVLQPAEEIAQGASHMIRSGAIEGVDAILALHVDPTRPIGEIGLKAGVLTASCDMIHVDFLGKGGHGARPHLCKDPIDACTLWVQSAFRRIHRVVSADQTVVFSVGQINAGHSANVIPDQADVSGSLRTLSTEARSIALDALHDVSRSVKQQTGCEVRSRLGVSAPAVINDQSLIQLISDAAVLVAGPNAPTPIAEPSMGSEDFSYYLQKIPGAMFRLGVAGDACGHHPLHTAQFDVDERCLAIGAKIMATAIIQYFRPQ from the coding sequence ATGCCCACCTGGGTTGCCGATCTTCAACAACACGCCGACCAGATTCAAAGCGGCTTGGTGGAAATGCGCCGTCATCTTCACCGGAACCCGGAACTGTCCGGTCAAGAACACAAAACCACTCGGTTCCTGGCGGGCTTTCTGGAACAATTGGGTCTGCATCCACAACTGGCGGACGACGACCGCGGACTATTTGCCGATCTGGATGTGGCAACGACCGACGACGGTACGCCGGATCGCCGCATTGCGCTTCGCGGCGATATCGATGCGTTGCCCATCGCCGACCAAAAAATCGTCGACTATCACAGCCACAATCCGGGCGTGATGCATGCCTGTGGCCACGACGTTCATCCAAGTGTCGTCTGTGGTGCGGTGCAAATTTTGACGGCCATGGCCGAACGAAATCAATTGCCATGGCCCATCGCGCTGCGTGCCGTTTTACAGCCGGCGGAGGAAATCGCCCAAGGCGCCAGCCACATGATCCGCAGTGGTGCGATCGAGGGTGTCGATGCGATCTTGGCCCTGCATGTGGACCCGACGCGACCGATCGGCGAAATCGGATTGAAGGCGGGCGTGTTGACCGCTTCCTGCGACATGATCCATGTCGATTTCCTTGGCAAAGGAGGGCACGGCGCACGACCTCATCTTTGCAAAGACCCGATTGACGCTTGCACCTTGTGGGTTCAATCAGCCTTTCGCCGCATCCACCGCGTCGTGTCGGCGGACCAAACCGTTGTCTTCTCGGTCGGACAAATCAACGCCGGCCACAGCGCCAATGTGATCCCTGACCAGGCGGACGTCAGCGGTTCGCTTCGCACGCTTAGTACCGAAGCAAGATCCATCGCTTTGGACGCGTTGCACGATGTCAGCCGTTCAGTCAAACAACAAACCGGCTGTGAAGTCCGCAGTCGGTTGGGCGTCAGCGCGCCCGCGGTGATCAACGACCAGTCGCTGATTCAATTGATCAGCGACGCCGCCGTCTTGGTCGCGGGCCCCAACGCCCCCACGCCGATCGCTGAACCCAGCATGGGCAGCGAGGACTTTTCGTACTACCTGCAAAAGATCCCCGGTGCCATGTTCCGCTTGGGGGTCGCCGGCGATGCGTGCGGGCACCATCCGTTACACACCGCCCAGTTCGATGTTGATGAACGTTGTCTGGCAATCGGTGCAAAGATCATGGCCACCGCGATCATCCAGTACTTTCGTCCTCAATAG